In one window of Mercurialis annua linkage group LG4, ddMerAnnu1.2, whole genome shotgun sequence DNA:
- the LOC126676847 gene encoding cell cycle checkpoint protein RAD17 isoform X3 codes for MGKRSSLVVLSSSDEEADNATSLNLNRSYSKQSSKSFVTRTNPRQPSKRPRLSRESRKYSDEIRFPIYDDFDEFFYGSKVSAGHESSNVKELWVDKYKPQSLEELAVHKKKVEEVKAWFEKRLKASEENLSNYVLVITGQAGTGKSITINTIASHFGATLFEWKTPTPTIWQEHMHNTNRVGISYTSKLDDFVNFSEKIRKYGLFPSSFSAESKPPIILLIDDLPVANGRVAFEKLQSCLLLLARSTQVPTAILLTDYGKEDPADHSARFLEELQLSLESAGACKVSFNPITNNSIKKVITRICKQEHHNLTTEQIDLIAKASGGDIRHAITSLQLFCVQPNIMPNLSALSNSSPSYSDGSADEINALISGFSSLFGRDETLSLFHALGKFLHNKRDAEVPIVLDHDAFLVSDKFSRLPMKMDAPEKVLCQAHGQARPITDFLHENVLDFISDEGMDAARDVASYLSDVDLLLYSFRGMSSRSNEANNVLQSAAASVAVRGVLFGNSCSSSSRWHAIRKPKLWQVDQSMFRNQKETISRKFIADGGSSFSQLPLSDIATEYMPVLKWLGHRASGVEVHQVLERHNEAYDDSSEQTSLDREESQISDDEIEEW; via the exons atgGGGAAAAGAAGTAGCCTAGTGGTTCTATCATCATCTGATGAGGAGGCGGATAATGCGACGTCACTGAATTTGAATCGGAGTTATTCTAAACAATCATCAAAATCTTTTGTTACTCGTACAAATCCTAGACAACCATCCAAAAGACCTCGTTTATCCAGAGAATCAAGAAAATATTCAGATGAG ATCAGATTCCCAATTTATGATGATTTTGATGAATTCTTTTATGGGTCCAAGGTATCTGCTG GTCATGAAAGTAGTAATGTAAAGGAGTTATGGGTTGATAAATACAAACCTCAATCTTTGGAAGAACTTGCTGTTCATAAGAAGAAA GTTGAGGAAGTTAAGGCGTGGTTTGAGAAAAGATTGAAAGCTTCAGAG GAAAATCTTAGCAATTATGTTCTTGTCATCACTGGACAAGCTGGTACTGGAAAATCT ATAACTATTAACACAATTGCATCTCATTTTGGAGCGACACTATTTGAATGGAAAACACCTACTCCTACAATTTGGCAAGAACACATGCATAATACAAATCGAG TAGGGATAAGCTACACATCTAAGTTGGATGATTTTGTGAACTTCAGCGAAAAGATAAGGAAGTATGGATTATTTCCTTCATCATTTTCTGCTGAATCAAAACCTCCAATTATACTCCTGATCGATGATCTTCCTGTTGCAAATGGAAGAGTTGCTTTTGAAAAACTTCAAAGCTGTTTGCTCCTTCTTGCGAGATCAACTCAAGTACCAACAGCTATACTGTTAACTGACTATGGTAAAGAAGATCCAGCAGACCACTCTGCCCGTTTCTTGGAAGAACTTCAGTTGTCTCTAGAGAGTGCTGGAGCTTGTAAG GTTTCTTTTAATCCTATTACAAATAACTCTATTAAGAAGGTTATTACCAGAATATGCAAACAGGAACATCATAATCTAACCACTGAACAGATTGATCTGATAGCAAAAGCAAGCGGGGGTGATATTAGACATGCAATTACATCTTTACAGCTTTTCTGTGTGCAACCAAATATTATGCCTAATTTGTCAGCATTGTCCAACTCTAGTCCAAGTTACTCAGATGGAAGTGCAGATGAGATTAATGCTTTGATCAGCGGtttttcatctctatttggcAGAGATGAGACTCTTTCCCTTTTTCACGCCCTTGGCAAGTTTCTGCACAATAAAAGGGACGCTGAAGTTCCTATTGTATTGG ATCACGATGCCTTTCTTGTGAGCGATAAATTCTCTAGGTTGCCTATGAAAATGGATGCTCCAGAAAAAGTTCTTTGCCAAGCACATGGGCAAGCGAGGCCAATCACTGATTTTCTACATGAAAATG TTTTAGATTTTATAAGTGATGAAGGAATGGATGCTGCCAGGGATGTGGCTTCATATTTAAGTGATGTGGACTTGCTTCTTTATTCTTTTCGAGGAATGTCGTCTAGGTCTAATGAGGCAAATAATGTTCTTCAATCAGCAGCTGCATCTGTTGCTGTTCGTGGAGTATTATTTGGAAATTCTTGTTCTTCATCTTCCAG GTGGCATGCTATTCGCAAACCAAAGCTATGGCAGGTTGACCAATCTATGTTCCGGAATCAG AAAGAGACAATAAGTCGAAAATTTATAGCTGATGGTGGATCCAGCTTTTCTCAATTGCCACTATCAGATATAGCTACCGAGTACATGCCTGTGTTAAAATGGCTGGGACATAGAGCTTCAGGTGTTGAAGTACATCAGGTACTTGAGAGACATAATGAGGCATATGATGACAGTTCAGAGCAGACCAGCTTAGATCGCGAAGAAAGCCAAATTTCTGACGATGAAATAGAGGAATGGTAA
- the LOC126676847 gene encoding cell cycle checkpoint protein RAD17 isoform X4, with the protein MGKRSSLVVLSSSDEEADNATSLNLNRSYSKQSSKSFVTRTNPRQPSKRPRLSRESRKYSDEIRFPIYDDFDEFFYGSKVSAGHESSNVKELWVDKYKPQSLEELAVHKKKVEEVKAWFEKRLKASEENLSNYVLVITGQAGTGKSITINTIASHFGATLFEWKTPTPTIWQEHMHNTNRGISYTSKLDDFVNFSEKIRKYGLFPSSFSAESKPPIILLIDDLPVANGRVAFEKLQSCLLLLARSTQVPTAILLTDYGKEDPADHSARFLEELQLSLESAGACKVSFNPITNNSIKKVITRICKQEHHNLTTEQIDLIAKASGGDIRHAITSLQLFCVQPNIMPNLSALSNSSPSYSDGSADEINALISGFSSLFGRDETLSLFHALGKFLHNKRDAEVPIVLDHDAFLVSDKFSRLPMKMDAPEKVLCQAHGQARPITDFLHENVLDFISDEGMDAARDVASYLSDVDLLLYSFRGMSSRSNEANNVLQSAAASVAVRGVLFGNSCSSSSRWHAIRKPKLWQVDQSMFRNQKETISRKFIADGGSSFSQLPLSDIATEYMPVLKWLGHRASGVEVHQVLERHNEAYDDSSEQTSLDREESQISDDEIEEW; encoded by the exons atgGGGAAAAGAAGTAGCCTAGTGGTTCTATCATCATCTGATGAGGAGGCGGATAATGCGACGTCACTGAATTTGAATCGGAGTTATTCTAAACAATCATCAAAATCTTTTGTTACTCGTACAAATCCTAGACAACCATCCAAAAGACCTCGTTTATCCAGAGAATCAAGAAAATATTCAGATGAG ATCAGATTCCCAATTTATGATGATTTTGATGAATTCTTTTATGGGTCCAAGGTATCTGCTG GTCATGAAAGTAGTAATGTAAAGGAGTTATGGGTTGATAAATACAAACCTCAATCTTTGGAAGAACTTGCTGTTCATAAGAAGAAA GTTGAGGAAGTTAAGGCGTGGTTTGAGAAAAGATTGAAAGCTTCAGAG GAAAATCTTAGCAATTATGTTCTTGTCATCACTGGACAAGCTGGTACTGGAAAATCT ATAACTATTAACACAATTGCATCTCATTTTGGAGCGACACTATTTGAATGGAAAACACCTACTCCTACAATTTGGCAAGAACACATGCATAATACAAATCGAG GGATAAGCTACACATCTAAGTTGGATGATTTTGTGAACTTCAGCGAAAAGATAAGGAAGTATGGATTATTTCCTTCATCATTTTCTGCTGAATCAAAACCTCCAATTATACTCCTGATCGATGATCTTCCTGTTGCAAATGGAAGAGTTGCTTTTGAAAAACTTCAAAGCTGTTTGCTCCTTCTTGCGAGATCAACTCAAGTACCAACAGCTATACTGTTAACTGACTATGGTAAAGAAGATCCAGCAGACCACTCTGCCCGTTTCTTGGAAGAACTTCAGTTGTCTCTAGAGAGTGCTGGAGCTTGTAAG GTTTCTTTTAATCCTATTACAAATAACTCTATTAAGAAGGTTATTACCAGAATATGCAAACAGGAACATCATAATCTAACCACTGAACAGATTGATCTGATAGCAAAAGCAAGCGGGGGTGATATTAGACATGCAATTACATCTTTACAGCTTTTCTGTGTGCAACCAAATATTATGCCTAATTTGTCAGCATTGTCCAACTCTAGTCCAAGTTACTCAGATGGAAGTGCAGATGAGATTAATGCTTTGATCAGCGGtttttcatctctatttggcAGAGATGAGACTCTTTCCCTTTTTCACGCCCTTGGCAAGTTTCTGCACAATAAAAGGGACGCTGAAGTTCCTATTGTATTGG ATCACGATGCCTTTCTTGTGAGCGATAAATTCTCTAGGTTGCCTATGAAAATGGATGCTCCAGAAAAAGTTCTTTGCCAAGCACATGGGCAAGCGAGGCCAATCACTGATTTTCTACATGAAAATG TTTTAGATTTTATAAGTGATGAAGGAATGGATGCTGCCAGGGATGTGGCTTCATATTTAAGTGATGTGGACTTGCTTCTTTATTCTTTTCGAGGAATGTCGTCTAGGTCTAATGAGGCAAATAATGTTCTTCAATCAGCAGCTGCATCTGTTGCTGTTCGTGGAGTATTATTTGGAAATTCTTGTTCTTCATCTTCCAG GTGGCATGCTATTCGCAAACCAAAGCTATGGCAGGTTGACCAATCTATGTTCCGGAATCAG AAAGAGACAATAAGTCGAAAATTTATAGCTGATGGTGGATCCAGCTTTTCTCAATTGCCACTATCAGATATAGCTACCGAGTACATGCCTGTGTTAAAATGGCTGGGACATAGAGCTTCAGGTGTTGAAGTACATCAGGTACTTGAGAGACATAATGAGGCATATGATGACAGTTCAGAGCAGACCAGCTTAGATCGCGAAGAAAGCCAAATTTCTGACGATGAAATAGAGGAATGGTAA
- the LOC126676847 gene encoding cell cycle checkpoint protein RAD17 isoform X2 — translation MGKRSSLVVLSSSDEEADNATSLNLNRSYSKQSSKSFVTRTNPRQPSKRPRLSRESRKYSDEIRFPIYDDFDEFFYGSKVSAANSKATHGSGHESSNVKELWVDKYKPQSLEELAVHKKKVEEVKAWFEKRLKASEENLSNYVLVITGQAGTGKSITINTIASHFGATLFEWKTPTPTIWQEHMHNTNRGISYTSKLDDFVNFSEKIRKYGLFPSSFSAESKPPIILLIDDLPVANGRVAFEKLQSCLLLLARSTQVPTAILLTDYGKEDPADHSARFLEELQLSLESAGACKVSFNPITNNSIKKVITRICKQEHHNLTTEQIDLIAKASGGDIRHAITSLQLFCVQPNIMPNLSALSNSSPSYSDGSADEINALISGFSSLFGRDETLSLFHALGKFLHNKRDAEVPIVLDHDAFLVSDKFSRLPMKMDAPEKVLCQAHGQARPITDFLHENVLDFISDEGMDAARDVASYLSDVDLLLYSFRGMSSRSNEANNVLQSAAASVAVRGVLFGNSCSSSSRWHAIRKPKLWQVDQSMFRNQKETISRKFIADGGSSFSQLPLSDIATEYMPVLKWLGHRASGVEVHQVLERHNEAYDDSSEQTSLDREESQISDDEIEEW, via the exons atgGGGAAAAGAAGTAGCCTAGTGGTTCTATCATCATCTGATGAGGAGGCGGATAATGCGACGTCACTGAATTTGAATCGGAGTTATTCTAAACAATCATCAAAATCTTTTGTTACTCGTACAAATCCTAGACAACCATCCAAAAGACCTCGTTTATCCAGAGAATCAAGAAAATATTCAGATGAG ATCAGATTCCCAATTTATGATGATTTTGATGAATTCTTTTATGGGTCCAAGGTATCTGCTG CTAATTCGAAAGCGACACATGGATCAGGTCATGAAAGTAGTAATGTAAAGGAGTTATGGGTTGATAAATACAAACCTCAATCTTTGGAAGAACTTGCTGTTCATAAGAAGAAA GTTGAGGAAGTTAAGGCGTGGTTTGAGAAAAGATTGAAAGCTTCAGAG GAAAATCTTAGCAATTATGTTCTTGTCATCACTGGACAAGCTGGTACTGGAAAATCT ATAACTATTAACACAATTGCATCTCATTTTGGAGCGACACTATTTGAATGGAAAACACCTACTCCTACAATTTGGCAAGAACACATGCATAATACAAATCGAG GGATAAGCTACACATCTAAGTTGGATGATTTTGTGAACTTCAGCGAAAAGATAAGGAAGTATGGATTATTTCCTTCATCATTTTCTGCTGAATCAAAACCTCCAATTATACTCCTGATCGATGATCTTCCTGTTGCAAATGGAAGAGTTGCTTTTGAAAAACTTCAAAGCTGTTTGCTCCTTCTTGCGAGATCAACTCAAGTACCAACAGCTATACTGTTAACTGACTATGGTAAAGAAGATCCAGCAGACCACTCTGCCCGTTTCTTGGAAGAACTTCAGTTGTCTCTAGAGAGTGCTGGAGCTTGTAAG GTTTCTTTTAATCCTATTACAAATAACTCTATTAAGAAGGTTATTACCAGAATATGCAAACAGGAACATCATAATCTAACCACTGAACAGATTGATCTGATAGCAAAAGCAAGCGGGGGTGATATTAGACATGCAATTACATCTTTACAGCTTTTCTGTGTGCAACCAAATATTATGCCTAATTTGTCAGCATTGTCCAACTCTAGTCCAAGTTACTCAGATGGAAGTGCAGATGAGATTAATGCTTTGATCAGCGGtttttcatctctatttggcAGAGATGAGACTCTTTCCCTTTTTCACGCCCTTGGCAAGTTTCTGCACAATAAAAGGGACGCTGAAGTTCCTATTGTATTGG ATCACGATGCCTTTCTTGTGAGCGATAAATTCTCTAGGTTGCCTATGAAAATGGATGCTCCAGAAAAAGTTCTTTGCCAAGCACATGGGCAAGCGAGGCCAATCACTGATTTTCTACATGAAAATG TTTTAGATTTTATAAGTGATGAAGGAATGGATGCTGCCAGGGATGTGGCTTCATATTTAAGTGATGTGGACTTGCTTCTTTATTCTTTTCGAGGAATGTCGTCTAGGTCTAATGAGGCAAATAATGTTCTTCAATCAGCAGCTGCATCTGTTGCTGTTCGTGGAGTATTATTTGGAAATTCTTGTTCTTCATCTTCCAG GTGGCATGCTATTCGCAAACCAAAGCTATGGCAGGTTGACCAATCTATGTTCCGGAATCAG AAAGAGACAATAAGTCGAAAATTTATAGCTGATGGTGGATCCAGCTTTTCTCAATTGCCACTATCAGATATAGCTACCGAGTACATGCCTGTGTTAAAATGGCTGGGACATAGAGCTTCAGGTGTTGAAGTACATCAGGTACTTGAGAGACATAATGAGGCATATGATGACAGTTCAGAGCAGACCAGCTTAGATCGCGAAGAAAGCCAAATTTCTGACGATGAAATAGAGGAATGGTAA
- the LOC126676847 gene encoding cell cycle checkpoint protein RAD17 isoform X1 — translation MGKRSSLVVLSSSDEEADNATSLNLNRSYSKQSSKSFVTRTNPRQPSKRPRLSRESRKYSDEIRFPIYDDFDEFFYGSKVSAANSKATHGSGHESSNVKELWVDKYKPQSLEELAVHKKKVEEVKAWFEKRLKASEENLSNYVLVITGQAGTGKSITINTIASHFGATLFEWKTPTPTIWQEHMHNTNRVGISYTSKLDDFVNFSEKIRKYGLFPSSFSAESKPPIILLIDDLPVANGRVAFEKLQSCLLLLARSTQVPTAILLTDYGKEDPADHSARFLEELQLSLESAGACKVSFNPITNNSIKKVITRICKQEHHNLTTEQIDLIAKASGGDIRHAITSLQLFCVQPNIMPNLSALSNSSPSYSDGSADEINALISGFSSLFGRDETLSLFHALGKFLHNKRDAEVPIVLDHDAFLVSDKFSRLPMKMDAPEKVLCQAHGQARPITDFLHENVLDFISDEGMDAARDVASYLSDVDLLLYSFRGMSSRSNEANNVLQSAAASVAVRGVLFGNSCSSSSRWHAIRKPKLWQVDQSMFRNQKETISRKFIADGGSSFSQLPLSDIATEYMPVLKWLGHRASGVEVHQVLERHNEAYDDSSEQTSLDREESQISDDEIEEW, via the exons atgGGGAAAAGAAGTAGCCTAGTGGTTCTATCATCATCTGATGAGGAGGCGGATAATGCGACGTCACTGAATTTGAATCGGAGTTATTCTAAACAATCATCAAAATCTTTTGTTACTCGTACAAATCCTAGACAACCATCCAAAAGACCTCGTTTATCCAGAGAATCAAGAAAATATTCAGATGAG ATCAGATTCCCAATTTATGATGATTTTGATGAATTCTTTTATGGGTCCAAGGTATCTGCTG CTAATTCGAAAGCGACACATGGATCAGGTCATGAAAGTAGTAATGTAAAGGAGTTATGGGTTGATAAATACAAACCTCAATCTTTGGAAGAACTTGCTGTTCATAAGAAGAAA GTTGAGGAAGTTAAGGCGTGGTTTGAGAAAAGATTGAAAGCTTCAGAG GAAAATCTTAGCAATTATGTTCTTGTCATCACTGGACAAGCTGGTACTGGAAAATCT ATAACTATTAACACAATTGCATCTCATTTTGGAGCGACACTATTTGAATGGAAAACACCTACTCCTACAATTTGGCAAGAACACATGCATAATACAAATCGAG TAGGGATAAGCTACACATCTAAGTTGGATGATTTTGTGAACTTCAGCGAAAAGATAAGGAAGTATGGATTATTTCCTTCATCATTTTCTGCTGAATCAAAACCTCCAATTATACTCCTGATCGATGATCTTCCTGTTGCAAATGGAAGAGTTGCTTTTGAAAAACTTCAAAGCTGTTTGCTCCTTCTTGCGAGATCAACTCAAGTACCAACAGCTATACTGTTAACTGACTATGGTAAAGAAGATCCAGCAGACCACTCTGCCCGTTTCTTGGAAGAACTTCAGTTGTCTCTAGAGAGTGCTGGAGCTTGTAAG GTTTCTTTTAATCCTATTACAAATAACTCTATTAAGAAGGTTATTACCAGAATATGCAAACAGGAACATCATAATCTAACCACTGAACAGATTGATCTGATAGCAAAAGCAAGCGGGGGTGATATTAGACATGCAATTACATCTTTACAGCTTTTCTGTGTGCAACCAAATATTATGCCTAATTTGTCAGCATTGTCCAACTCTAGTCCAAGTTACTCAGATGGAAGTGCAGATGAGATTAATGCTTTGATCAGCGGtttttcatctctatttggcAGAGATGAGACTCTTTCCCTTTTTCACGCCCTTGGCAAGTTTCTGCACAATAAAAGGGACGCTGAAGTTCCTATTGTATTGG ATCACGATGCCTTTCTTGTGAGCGATAAATTCTCTAGGTTGCCTATGAAAATGGATGCTCCAGAAAAAGTTCTTTGCCAAGCACATGGGCAAGCGAGGCCAATCACTGATTTTCTACATGAAAATG TTTTAGATTTTATAAGTGATGAAGGAATGGATGCTGCCAGGGATGTGGCTTCATATTTAAGTGATGTGGACTTGCTTCTTTATTCTTTTCGAGGAATGTCGTCTAGGTCTAATGAGGCAAATAATGTTCTTCAATCAGCAGCTGCATCTGTTGCTGTTCGTGGAGTATTATTTGGAAATTCTTGTTCTTCATCTTCCAG GTGGCATGCTATTCGCAAACCAAAGCTATGGCAGGTTGACCAATCTATGTTCCGGAATCAG AAAGAGACAATAAGTCGAAAATTTATAGCTGATGGTGGATCCAGCTTTTCTCAATTGCCACTATCAGATATAGCTACCGAGTACATGCCTGTGTTAAAATGGCTGGGACATAGAGCTTCAGGTGTTGAAGTACATCAGGTACTTGAGAGACATAATGAGGCATATGATGACAGTTCAGAGCAGACCAGCTTAGATCGCGAAGAAAGCCAAATTTCTGACGATGAAATAGAGGAATGGTAA
- the LOC126676847 gene encoding cell cycle checkpoint protein RAD17 isoform X5 produces the protein MRSDSQFMMILMNSFMGPRYLLVEEVKAWFEKRLKASEENLSNYVLVITGQAGTGKSITINTIASHFGATLFEWKTPTPTIWQEHMHNTNRVGISYTSKLDDFVNFSEKIRKYGLFPSSFSAESKPPIILLIDDLPVANGRVAFEKLQSCLLLLARSTQVPTAILLTDYGKEDPADHSARFLEELQLSLESAGACKVSFNPITNNSIKKVITRICKQEHHNLTTEQIDLIAKASGGDIRHAITSLQLFCVQPNIMPNLSALSNSSPSYSDGSADEINALISGFSSLFGRDETLSLFHALGKFLHNKRDAEVPIVLDHDAFLVSDKFSRLPMKMDAPEKVLCQAHGQARPITDFLHENVLDFISDEGMDAARDVASYLSDVDLLLYSFRGMSSRSNEANNVLQSAAASVAVRGVLFGNSCSSSSRWHAIRKPKLWQVDQSMFRNQKETISRKFIADGGSSFSQLPLSDIATEYMPVLKWLGHRASGVEVHQVLERHNEAYDDSSEQTSLDREESQISDDEIEEW, from the exons ATGAG ATCAGATTCCCAATTTATGATGATTTTGATGAATTCTTTTATGGGTCCAAGGTATCTGCTG GTTGAGGAAGTTAAGGCGTGGTTTGAGAAAAGATTGAAAGCTTCAGAG GAAAATCTTAGCAATTATGTTCTTGTCATCACTGGACAAGCTGGTACTGGAAAATCT ATAACTATTAACACAATTGCATCTCATTTTGGAGCGACACTATTTGAATGGAAAACACCTACTCCTACAATTTGGCAAGAACACATGCATAATACAAATCGAG TAGGGATAAGCTACACATCTAAGTTGGATGATTTTGTGAACTTCAGCGAAAAGATAAGGAAGTATGGATTATTTCCTTCATCATTTTCTGCTGAATCAAAACCTCCAATTATACTCCTGATCGATGATCTTCCTGTTGCAAATGGAAGAGTTGCTTTTGAAAAACTTCAAAGCTGTTTGCTCCTTCTTGCGAGATCAACTCAAGTACCAACAGCTATACTGTTAACTGACTATGGTAAAGAAGATCCAGCAGACCACTCTGCCCGTTTCTTGGAAGAACTTCAGTTGTCTCTAGAGAGTGCTGGAGCTTGTAAG GTTTCTTTTAATCCTATTACAAATAACTCTATTAAGAAGGTTATTACCAGAATATGCAAACAGGAACATCATAATCTAACCACTGAACAGATTGATCTGATAGCAAAAGCAAGCGGGGGTGATATTAGACATGCAATTACATCTTTACAGCTTTTCTGTGTGCAACCAAATATTATGCCTAATTTGTCAGCATTGTCCAACTCTAGTCCAAGTTACTCAGATGGAAGTGCAGATGAGATTAATGCTTTGATCAGCGGtttttcatctctatttggcAGAGATGAGACTCTTTCCCTTTTTCACGCCCTTGGCAAGTTTCTGCACAATAAAAGGGACGCTGAAGTTCCTATTGTATTGG ATCACGATGCCTTTCTTGTGAGCGATAAATTCTCTAGGTTGCCTATGAAAATGGATGCTCCAGAAAAAGTTCTTTGCCAAGCACATGGGCAAGCGAGGCCAATCACTGATTTTCTACATGAAAATG TTTTAGATTTTATAAGTGATGAAGGAATGGATGCTGCCAGGGATGTGGCTTCATATTTAAGTGATGTGGACTTGCTTCTTTATTCTTTTCGAGGAATGTCGTCTAGGTCTAATGAGGCAAATAATGTTCTTCAATCAGCAGCTGCATCTGTTGCTGTTCGTGGAGTATTATTTGGAAATTCTTGTTCTTCATCTTCCAG GTGGCATGCTATTCGCAAACCAAAGCTATGGCAGGTTGACCAATCTATGTTCCGGAATCAG AAAGAGACAATAAGTCGAAAATTTATAGCTGATGGTGGATCCAGCTTTTCTCAATTGCCACTATCAGATATAGCTACCGAGTACATGCCTGTGTTAAAATGGCTGGGACATAGAGCTTCAGGTGTTGAAGTACATCAGGTACTTGAGAGACATAATGAGGCATATGATGACAGTTCAGAGCAGACCAGCTTAGATCGCGAAGAAAGCCAAATTTCTGACGATGAAATAGAGGAATGGTAA